A region of Kwoniella shivajii chromosome 11, complete sequence DNA encodes the following proteins:
- a CDS encoding urease accessory protein UreG produces MSQPICQFSDRLTSALNAAQDTSLTHTHTHDEDSSRPLSYSSSTNDLSPAYHHSHDHDHNGHSHSHGEGIWTPDEHGHTHEHLEHAGKFSERDMPDYSGRDWEERGFTIGIGGPVGSGKTALLLALCRALRDEYNIAAVTNDIFTREDQEFLIRNEALPTERIRAIETGGCPHAAIREDISANMGALEELQVEFDCEMLFVESGGDNLAANYSRELADYIIYVIDVSGGDKIPRKGGPGISQSDLLIVNKIDLAPHVGASLDVMRRDAAKMRENGPTLFTSIRNNDGTQDVIDAILSAWRASGAAGKDGKGKGKGKAV; encoded by the exons ATGTCCCAGCCAATCTGTCAATTCTCTGATCGACTCACATCAGCACTTAACGCAGCCCAAGATACGTCTTTgacacatacacatacacacgATGAAGATTCATCTAGACCACTAAGttattcttcttcgacgAATGATCTGTCTCCTGCATACCATCATTCtcacgatcatgatcataatGGACATTCTCATTCCCACGGTGAAGGCATTTGGACACCGGACGAACATGGTCATACTCATGAACACTTGGAACAtgcag GAAAATTCTCTGAACGTGATATGCCAGATTACTCGGGGAGGGATTGGGAAGAACGTGGATTCACAATTGGTATCGGAGG TCCTGTAGGATCTGGTAAAACCGCTTTGTTACTCGCTCTATGCAGAGCTCTAAGGGATGAATACAATATTG CCGCGGTAACAAACGATATTTTCACAcgagaagatcaagaattcCTGATCCGAAACGAAGCTCTCCCCACTGAACGTATCAGAGCGATCGAAACTGGAGGCTGTCCACACGCAGCTATAAGAGAAGATATTTCCGCGAATATGGGTGCATTGGAAGAATTACAAGTTGAATTCGACTGTGAGATGTTATTCGTGGAAAGCGGTGGAGATAACCTAGCTG CGAACTACTCTCGAGAACTGGCCGATTATATTATTTACGTGATTGATGTTAGTGGAGGTGATAAAATCCCTCGTAAAGGTGGACCTGGTATTTCCCAATCTGATTTACTGATCGtcaacaag ATTGACCTTGCTCCTCATGTGGGAGCCTCATTAGACGTGATGAGGCGTGATGCAGCCAAAATGAGAGAAAACGGCCCCACCCTCTTCACGTCCATCAGGAATAACGATGGTACACAGGATGTCATCGATGCTATATTGAGTGCTTGGAGAGCGAGTGGAGCAGCTGgtaaagatggtaaaggtaaaggtaaaggtaaagcCGTCTGA